In Firmicutes bacterium ASF500, a single genomic region encodes these proteins:
- a CDS encoding putative transcriptional regulatory protein, which produces MSGHSKWHNIQKTKGAADAKRSQIFTKIAREMIVAVKTGGSGDPANNSRLATVIAKAKAANMPNDNIKRTIDKALGSGNTDSFENVVYEGYGPNGVAVIVEALTDNRNRTAPEVRHLLDKYGKGLGATGCVSWSFDRKGVIIIEAEELDEDTVMMDALEAGADDMQADDEVFQVYTDPDAFPAVTEALEAKGYTFLEAGVQMVPQNYVTLTDETDIKNMEKLIDFLEENDDVQNVYHNWEQE; this is translated from the coding sequence ATGTCCGGACATTCCAAATGGCACAACATACAAAAGACCAAGGGCGCGGCGGACGCCAAGCGCTCCCAGATTTTTACCAAGATCGCCCGTGAAATGATTGTGGCCGTCAAGACGGGCGGCAGCGGCGACCCGGCCAATAACTCCCGTCTGGCTACCGTTATCGCCAAGGCCAAGGCGGCCAATATGCCCAACGACAACATCAAGCGCACCATCGACAAGGCCCTGGGCTCCGGCAACACCGACAGCTTTGAGAACGTGGTCTACGAGGGCTACGGCCCCAACGGCGTGGCCGTCATTGTGGAGGCCCTCACCGACAACCGCAACCGCACCGCCCCCGAAGTACGGCACCTCCTGGACAAGTACGGCAAGGGCCTGGGGGCTACCGGCTGCGTGTCCTGGTCCTTCGACCGAAAGGGCGTTATTATCATTGAGGCTGAGGAGCTGGATGAGGACACCGTCATGATGGACGCCCTGGAGGCTGGCGCCGACGACATGCAGGCTGACGACGAGGTATTTCAGGTCTACACCGACCCAGACGCCTTCCCCGCTGTCACCGAGGCCCTGGAGGCCAAGGGCTACACCTTCCTGGAGGCAGGCGTGCAGATGGTCCCCCAGAACTATGTCACCCTTACCGACGAGACCGACATCAAAAACATGGAAAAGCTCATTGACTTCCTGGAGGAAAATGACGACGTGCAGAACGTCTACCACAACTGGGAGCAGGAGTAA
- the mepA_2 gene encoding Multidrug export protein MepA gives MSGYTGAVDLTSGPELRAILRFTGPLFVGNFFQQLYNVVDTLIVGKHVGYEAMAAVGLCFPVIFTSLALFMGIGAGVNVVVARRTGAGDHAGVERAIRAAWLLVLAGCVPVTLFGTLWAEPVLRLLQVPEHILPDAAGYMRIYFAASFANLGYGINDGILRGVGDSGATLRFLLISCLTNVALDLFFVLALDWAVAGVAAATAAAQVLAWALSAVYIRRRCLGRGGRGPLRPSLGEICRIGLPAGLQHMIFSFGAIVIQVVINGCGDSFIAGFNAASKIDMFAFMPIQSFSSAATSFVGQNLGAGKSERVRTGVASALKLSLAVDAVVVSAVLCLGPWLLGLFNSEAAVIQAGLAYLYRILPFYLIYTVTSMAQSVFRGMGDVAMPTVIMIAALWLGRVPASWLLTARFGQENLFFCYGIGWTIELALLALYYRSGRWRRRL, from the coding sequence GTGAGCGGTTATACTGGGGCGGTGGACCTGACCAGCGGGCCGGAGCTGCGGGCAATTCTACGTTTTACCGGACCTCTTTTTGTTGGAAACTTCTTTCAACAGCTGTATAATGTAGTAGACACCCTGATTGTGGGCAAGCACGTGGGCTACGAGGCTATGGCCGCGGTGGGGCTTTGCTTCCCGGTGATCTTCACCAGCCTGGCTCTGTTTATGGGCATCGGCGCCGGCGTCAACGTGGTGGTGGCCCGGCGGACCGGGGCCGGGGACCATGCGGGGGTGGAGCGGGCCATCCGCGCCGCCTGGCTCCTGGTCCTGGCGGGCTGTGTCCCGGTCACCCTGTTCGGGACGCTGTGGGCCGAGCCCGTCCTGCGGCTGCTCCAGGTGCCGGAGCATATCCTGCCCGACGCGGCGGGCTATATGCGAATCTACTTCGCCGCCTCCTTCGCCAACCTGGGCTATGGCATCAACGACGGTATCCTCCGGGGGGTAGGGGACAGCGGAGCCACCCTGCGCTTTCTGCTGATCTCCTGCCTGACCAACGTAGCGCTGGACCTGTTTTTCGTCCTGGCTCTGGACTGGGCCGTGGCGGGGGTGGCCGCCGCCACGGCAGCGGCTCAGGTGCTGGCCTGGGCGCTGAGCGCGGTGTACATCCGCCGCCGCTGTCTGGGCCGGGGCGGGCGGGGTCCGCTGCGGCCCTCCCTGGGGGAAATCTGCCGGATCGGACTGCCGGCGGGGCTGCAGCACATGATCTTCTCCTTCGGCGCCATCGTGATTCAGGTGGTCATCAACGGCTGCGGCGACTCCTTCATTGCCGGCTTCAACGCGGCCAGCAAGATCGACATGTTCGCCTTTATGCCCATTCAGAGCTTTTCCTCCGCCGCCACCTCCTTTGTGGGCCAGAATCTGGGGGCGGGAAAGAGCGAGCGGGTGCGGACGGGGGTGGCCTCGGCGCTGAAGCTCTCTCTGGCGGTGGACGCGGTGGTGGTGTCGGCGGTGCTGTGCCTGGGGCCCTGGCTGCTGGGGCTGTTCAACTCGGAGGCGGCGGTGATTCAGGCGGGGCTGGCCTATCTCTATCGCATTCTGCCCTTCTACCTGATTTACACCGTCACGTCCATGGCACAGTCGGTGTTCCGGGGGATGGGGGATGTGGCGATGCCCACGGTGATTATGATCGCCGCGCTGTGGCTGGGGCGGGTGCCCGCCTCCTGGCTGCTCACCGCCCGGTTTGGACAGGAGAACCTGTTTTTCTGCTATGGCATCGGCTGGACCATCGAGCTGGCGCTGTTGGCGCTGTATTACCGCTCCGGCCGCTGGCGGCGGAGGCTTTAA
- the oppD gene encoding Oligopeptide transport ATP-binding protein OppD → MEETRKSKTILEVRDLNVVYETDLETVYAVNGVSFTVKEGETLGLVGETGAGKSTTALSILRLLAENTGKIREGSILFDGEDILEMDSLALQKLRGEDISMIFQDPMTSLNPVLTVGYQIAEVLELHNHDHRSAKEIDQKVEEMLRLVGIPPERKHEYPHQFSGGMKQRVVIAIALACEPRLLIADEPTTALDVTIQAQVIDMMEKLKDRLNTSMILITHDLGIVAEICDQVAIMYAGEIIERGTVYDIFESQRHHPYTEGLFGSIPRLDDETERLKPIKGLMPDPTDLPKGCKFSPRCPQCMDICREKQPPVCRYGSHEISCHLFEQSQEHEGRDEA, encoded by the coding sequence ATGGAAGAGACAAGAAAAAGCAAGACCATCCTGGAGGTTCGGGACCTGAACGTGGTCTATGAGACCGACCTGGAGACGGTGTACGCCGTCAACGGCGTCAGCTTCACCGTGAAGGAGGGGGAGACCCTGGGCCTGGTGGGGGAGACGGGAGCGGGCAAATCCACCACAGCCCTGAGTATTCTCCGCCTGCTGGCGGAGAACACCGGAAAGATCCGGGAGGGCTCCATCCTCTTCGACGGGGAGGATATTCTGGAGATGGACAGCTTGGCCCTGCAAAAGCTGAGGGGGGAGGATATCTCCATGATCTTCCAGGACCCCATGACCAGCCTCAACCCGGTGCTGACGGTGGGCTATCAGATTGCGGAGGTGCTGGAGCTGCACAACCACGACCACCGGTCCGCCAAGGAGATCGACCAGAAGGTGGAGGAGATGCTCCGTCTGGTGGGCATCCCGCCGGAGCGGAAGCACGAGTACCCCCACCAGTTTTCCGGCGGCATGAAGCAGCGGGTGGTGATCGCCATCGCCCTGGCCTGCGAGCCCCGCCTGCTCATCGCCGACGAGCCCACCACCGCCCTGGACGTGACCATTCAGGCCCAGGTGATCGACATGATGGAGAAGCTGAAGGACCGGCTGAACACCTCTATGATTTTGATTACCCACGACCTGGGCATTGTGGCAGAAATCTGCGACCAGGTGGCGATTATGTACGCCGGGGAGATCATTGAGCGGGGGACCGTCTACGATATCTTCGAGAGCCAGCGGCACCACCCCTACACAGAGGGGCTGTTCGGCTCCATCCCCCGGCTGGACGACGAGACGGAGCGGCTCAAGCCCATCAAGGGCCTGATGCCCGACCCCACCGACCTGCCCAAGGGGTGCAAATTCTCCCCCCGCTGTCCCCAGTGCATGGACATCTGCCGGGAGAAGCAGCCCCCGGTGTGCCGGTATGGGAGCCATGAGATCAGCTGCCATCTCTTTGAACAGAGCCAGGAACATGAGGGGAGGGACGAGGCATGA
- the oppF gene encoding Oligopeptide transport ATP-binding protein OppF — protein sequence MSEQTPLIETRALKKYFKTSKGVLHAVDDINMKIEKGTTLGMVGESGCGKSTLGRVVLGLIGATSGEIYYKGRDTVKFSKREMRGLRKEMQIIFQDPYASLNPRMSVSEIIAEPLRVNGILRNRREIDRRVKELMDTVGIASRLAYAYPHELDGGRRQRVGIARALSVNPEFIVCDEPVSSLDVSIQAQILNLMMDFQKEMGLTYMFITHDLSVVKHISDEIMVMYLGQCVERAPSKELFAQPKHPYTQALLKAVPIPSLKNRGKPREILPGEVVSPIDPQPGCRFAPRCKYATERCRDPLAFQEISQNHFVACKLYEQAGGEGETR from the coding sequence ATGAGCGAACAGACCCCGCTGATTGAGACCAGAGCGCTGAAAAAGTATTTCAAGACCAGCAAAGGCGTTCTCCATGCGGTGGACGACATCAATATGAAGATCGAGAAGGGGACCACCCTGGGGATGGTGGGGGAGTCGGGCTGCGGCAAATCCACCCTGGGACGGGTGGTGCTGGGCCTGATTGGAGCCACCAGCGGCGAAATCTATTACAAGGGCAGGGACACCGTTAAATTCAGCAAGCGGGAGATGAGGGGCCTGCGCAAGGAGATGCAGATCATTTTCCAGGACCCCTACGCCTCCCTGAACCCCCGGATGTCGGTGAGCGAAATTATCGCCGAGCCCCTGCGGGTGAACGGTATCCTCCGTAACCGGCGGGAAATCGACCGGCGGGTGAAGGAGCTGATGGACACGGTGGGCATCGCCAGCCGTCTGGCCTACGCCTATCCCCACGAGCTGGACGGCGGCCGCCGCCAGCGGGTGGGTATCGCCCGGGCCCTGTCGGTGAATCCGGAGTTCATTGTCTGCGACGAGCCGGTGTCCTCCCTGGACGTGTCGATTCAGGCCCAGATTCTCAACCTGATGATGGACTTCCAGAAGGAGATGGGGCTGACCTATATGTTCATCACCCACGACCTGTCGGTGGTGAAGCACATCAGCGACGAGATTATGGTGATGTATCTGGGCCAATGCGTGGAGCGGGCCCCCAGCAAGGAGCTCTTTGCTCAGCCCAAGCACCCCTATACCCAGGCGCTGCTGAAGGCCGTGCCCATTCCCAGTCTGAAAAACCGGGGGAAGCCCAGAGAAATTCTCCCCGGAGAGGTGGTCAGCCCCATCGACCCTCAGCCGGGCTGCCGCTTTGCCCCCCGGTGCAAATACGCCACGGAGCGGTGCCGCGACCCGCTGGCGTTTCAGGAAATTTCTCAAAATCATTTTGTGGCCTGCAAGCTCTATGAGCAGGCGGGCGGAGAAGGAGAAACGCGATGA
- the cefD gene encoding Isopenicillin N epimerase, translating into MNVNWEQLRREEWPVLSTMTFLDTACVSFAPQRTVRALKDFADFTARQDEANSSAHHIAMDAKRHKAYEEAARLLNADPEEIAIVESTSHGLNIAAAGIELNDGDNIITTNLEFIQVALPWCAIRERKNIDIRVAKTQDSRFYAKDFEALCDERTRVLVLSSVEWCNGWRMDLKEIGDMCKARGIFLVVDAVQQLGVSKLDTKSFHVDILTAGGHKWLNSPFGAGVLYINKETLPKLKPVYLGYLNTRVPEGGWGAYWENPAAASVNDWQYDMTARKFEIGGTSNYPGAIALGETLGLVNELGVENIEARILEISTYCMDELERIGGTLITHRDLDHRSGIVIARLYEDLETERQILKELHARKIFIAQRFTDYVGGFRISCQYFNNREDIDRMIEAMEDLIAKIGRKPDYQKKW; encoded by the coding sequence ATGAATGTAAATTGGGAACAGCTTCGCCGGGAGGAATGGCCGGTCTTATCCACCATGACCTTTTTAGACACCGCCTGCGTCAGCTTCGCTCCCCAGCGGACGGTCCGGGCCCTGAAGGATTTCGCCGATTTCACCGCCCGGCAGGACGAGGCCAACTCCAGCGCCCACCACATCGCCATGGACGCCAAGCGCCACAAGGCCTATGAGGAGGCCGCCCGCCTGCTCAACGCCGACCCGGAGGAGATCGCCATTGTGGAGAGCACCTCCCACGGCCTGAACATCGCCGCCGCCGGCATCGAGCTCAACGACGGGGACAACATCATCACCACCAACCTGGAGTTCATTCAGGTCGCCCTGCCCTGGTGCGCCATCCGGGAGCGGAAAAACATTGACATCCGGGTGGCGAAAACCCAGGACAGCCGCTTCTACGCCAAGGACTTCGAGGCCCTGTGCGACGAGCGCACCCGCGTTCTGGTCCTGTCCTCGGTGGAGTGGTGCAACGGCTGGAGGATGGACCTGAAAGAGATCGGGGACATGTGCAAGGCCCGGGGCATTTTCCTGGTGGTGGACGCGGTCCAGCAGCTGGGCGTGTCCAAGCTGGACACCAAGAGCTTCCATGTGGACATCCTCACCGCCGGCGGGCACAAGTGGCTCAACTCCCCCTTCGGGGCCGGCGTGCTCTACATCAACAAGGAGACCCTGCCCAAGCTGAAACCCGTCTATCTGGGCTATCTGAACACCCGGGTGCCCGAGGGGGGCTGGGGGGCCTATTGGGAAAATCCCGCCGCCGCCTCGGTCAACGACTGGCAGTATGACATGACCGCCCGCAAATTCGAGATCGGCGGCACCTCCAACTACCCCGGCGCCATCGCCCTGGGGGAGACCCTGGGCCTGGTCAACGAACTGGGCGTGGAGAACATCGAGGCCCGCATTCTGGAGATCAGCACCTACTGCATGGATGAGCTGGAGCGCATTGGCGGCACCCTCATCACCCACCGGGACCTGGACCACCGCTCGGGCATCGTCATCGCCCGGCTCTATGAGGACTTGGAGACCGAGCGGCAGATTCTCAAGGAGCTCCACGCCCGCAAGATTTTCATCGCCCAGCGCTTTACCGACTATGTGGGCGGCTTCCGTATCTCCTGCCAGTATTTCAACAACCGGGAGGACATCGACCGCATGATCGAGGCCATGGAGGACCTCATCGCCAAAATCGGCCGGAAGCCCGACTATCAGAAGAAATGGTAA
- the ridA gene encoding 2-iminobutanoate/2-iminopropanoate deaminase — translation MNVIATEKAPAAIGPYSQGCEINGLVFTSGQIPIVPETGAAPEGIEAQADQSCRNVGAVLAAAGVGFENVVKTTCFLADMEDFAAFNQVYAKYFVSKPARSCVAVKALPKGVLCEIEAIAVK, via the coding sequence ATGAACGTAATTGCCACAGAAAAGGCCCCCGCGGCCATCGGCCCCTACTCCCAGGGCTGTGAGATCAACGGACTGGTGTTCACCTCGGGGCAGATCCCCATCGTCCCCGAGACGGGGGCGGCGCCGGAGGGCATCGAGGCCCAGGCCGACCAGAGCTGCCGGAACGTGGGCGCGGTGCTGGCGGCGGCGGGCGTCGGGTTTGAGAACGTCGTCAAGACCACCTGCTTCCTGGCGGATATGGAGGACTTCGCCGCCTTTAACCAGGTCTATGCCAAGTACTTCGTCTCCAAGCCCGCCCGGAGCTGCGTGGCCGTCAAGGCCCTGCCCAAGGGCGTCCTGTGTGAGATCGAAGCAATCGCGGTAAAATAA
- a CDS encoding Aminopeptidase 2 — protein sequence MRQDIYRRFAQVLVSVGADLRPGEAAVIQAEPDHRELVLELAGACYQAGARYVWVEYEDPALERIRAGLSRREYLSQVPDWLYELRRAYGADRTCVFCLRTPRLSPEGDGPELRAVRTGEMRSREGFQRSAAGGGVSIVKTVVPGPDWAALVFPELDRETALERLWERFISICRLDRENPVAAWREHQRLLGQRRERLTALELDSLELEGPGTRLSVGLVQGGRWIGGCAENTRTGGSYVPNIPTEELFCVPDRRRVEGVVSSTMPLNHGGSLIEGIRLEVREGRVCGCSARRGAGLLTALLNTDEGSRYFGEIALVSVQSPIYQAGRIFYDTLLDENAVCHMALGRGTPGVLERGYQLSPEARARAGINDSAIHVDFMIGSEELNVDGVRRTGERVAILRKGDWAL from the coding sequence ATGAGACAGGACATTTACCGGCGGTTTGCCCAGGTGCTGGTGTCGGTGGGGGCGGACCTGCGGCCGGGAGAGGCGGCGGTGATTCAGGCGGAGCCGGACCACCGGGAGCTGGTCCTGGAGCTGGCCGGGGCCTGCTATCAGGCCGGGGCCCGGTATGTCTGGGTGGAGTATGAGGACCCGGCTTTGGAGCGTATCCGGGCCGGGCTCTCCCGGCGGGAGTATTTGAGCCAGGTACCGGACTGGCTCTATGAGCTCCGCCGGGCCTACGGGGCGGACAGGACCTGCGTGTTCTGCCTGCGCACCCCCAGGCTGTCCCCGGAGGGGGACGGGCCCGAGCTGAGGGCGGTGCGGACCGGGGAGATGAGGAGCCGGGAGGGCTTTCAGCGCTCGGCGGCCGGCGGCGGGGTGAGCATCGTTAAAACGGTGGTCCCCGGCCCGGACTGGGCGGCGCTGGTCTTCCCCGAGCTGGACCGGGAGACCGCCCTGGAGCGGCTCTGGGAGCGGTTCATCTCCATCTGCCGTCTGGACCGGGAGAACCCCGTTGCCGCCTGGCGGGAGCACCAGCGTCTGCTGGGCCAGCGGCGGGAGCGGCTGACCGCCCTGGAGCTGGATTCCCTGGAGCTGGAGGGCCCCGGCACAAGGCTGTCGGTGGGCCTGGTCCAGGGCGGGCGGTGGATCGGCGGCTGCGCGGAGAACACCCGGACGGGCGGGTCCTATGTGCCCAACATCCCCACCGAGGAGCTGTTCTGCGTCCCCGACCGGCGGCGGGTGGAGGGGGTGGTCTCCTCCACCATGCCCCTGAACCACGGCGGGAGCCTCATCGAGGGGATTCGCCTGGAGGTGCGGGAGGGACGCGTATGCGGCTGCTCCGCCCGGAGGGGTGCCGGACTGCTGACCGCCCTGCTGAACACCGACGAGGGGTCCCGCTACTTTGGCGAAATTGCCCTGGTCTCCGTCCAGTCCCCCATCTATCAGGCGGGCCGCATTTTCTATGACACCCTGCTGGACGAGAACGCGGTGTGCCATATGGCCCTGGGCCGGGGGACCCCCGGCGTTTTGGAGAGGGGATACCAGCTCTCCCCGGAGGCGCGGGCGCGGGCCGGGATCAACGACAGCGCCATCCATGTGGACTTTATGATCGGATCGGAGGAGCTGAATGTGGACGGTGTGAGACGGACGGGGGAGCGGGTCGCCATTCTCAGGAAGGGCGACTGGGCGCTGTGA
- a CDS encoding Cyclic AMP receptor protein: protein MFIQELSPWIGEEAECWARLLDGKTARLWRRNQVLFHQGDEARYVYVVKSGRVCVTSFQQDGTERQLMIAERGAMFGEEFCLARMPCLTSAVAIVDSRVYALPFPWVEERMDRDPALCRQIMTSVSRKNLVLLHQVMEYSSADAFQRIAQVLVNLSRRYGQAGELGERIGIRFTQQDVANLIHVSRVTVSNVMNALTRQGIVERRDGAFWIRKPELLAGIAQGSAPDLRRHSHVSL from the coding sequence ATGTTCATCCAGGAGCTGTCCCCCTGGATTGGGGAGGAGGCCGAATGCTGGGCGCGCCTGCTGGACGGCAAAACGGCCCGGCTGTGGCGGAGAAATCAGGTCCTGTTCCACCAGGGGGACGAGGCCCGGTATGTGTATGTGGTAAAATCCGGGCGGGTGTGCGTCACCTCCTTTCAGCAGGACGGGACGGAGCGGCAGCTGATGATCGCGGAGCGAGGGGCCATGTTCGGCGAGGAATTCTGTCTGGCCCGGATGCCCTGCCTGACCAGCGCGGTGGCTATTGTGGACTCCAGGGTATACGCCCTGCCCTTCCCCTGGGTGGAGGAGCGGATGGACCGGGACCCGGCCCTGTGCCGTCAGATCATGACCTCGGTCAGCCGGAAAAACCTGGTGCTGCTGCACCAGGTTATGGAGTACTCCTCCGCCGACGCCTTTCAGCGCATCGCCCAGGTCCTGGTGAACCTGAGCCGGCGCTACGGCCAGGCGGGGGAGCTGGGGGAGCGGATTGGCATCCGGTTCACCCAGCAGGATGTTGCCAACCTGATTCACGTCAGCCGGGTCACGGTGAGCAACGTGATGAACGCCCTGACCAGGCAGGGCATCGTGGAGCGGAGGGACGGGGCGTTCTGGATCAGAAAGCCGGAGCTCCTGGCCGGTATCGCCCAGGGCTCGGCCCCCGATTTGCGGCGTCATTCCCACGTCTCCCTGTGA